The Pseudoxanthomonas sp. SL93 genome segment CTCCGTCCTGGCCGAGCTGCGCGCGCGCGGCGAGAAGATCTGAGGAGTAATCGAACATGGCATCCAAGCGCGACAAGATCCGTCTGATCTCCTCGGCCAACACCGGCCACTTCTACACGACGGACAAGAACAAGAAGAACACCCCGGGCAAGATGGAAATCAAGAAGTACGACCCGGTCGTGCGCAAGCACGTGATCTACAAGGAAGGCAAGATCAAGTGAGATGGCGGCGCGCATGCCCCGCATGCGCCTCTGCCGCTGTTTCGCCCCGGCGCACGTCGGGGTCCAGCGCCTCAAGGAAACCCCGCTCCGGCGGGGTTTCCTGCTTTCGGGCTGTCGACACGGGTTTTCCTTTGCCCGCGCCACACCGCAGAATCGGGCCACGCCCATCCCGGACTGATGCCCCCCCATGGACTGGTCCTTCGGCACCGCGCTCTTCATCCTGGACTGGGCCATCCGCCTGGCCGCGCTGCTGTGGATTCCCAGCCGCACGTCTCCCGCGGCCGCACGCAGCTGGATGCGGCTCCTGGTCGGCTTCGTGCCGCTGCTGGGGCTGCCGCTGTACCTGTTGCTGGGCCATCCGTGGCTGTCGCGCGAACGGGTATTGCGGCAGGCGCGCGCCTCCGACGTGATCCGCGAGGAACAGCGCCCGCTCAGCGCCCTGCGCTGGATGCCGCCCGGCGGCGCGGCGGCGGAAATGGCGCCGCTGATCGAACGCCAGGGCGCCTTCATGCCCACCCACGGCAACGCGGTGCAGCTGCTGGACGACTACGACATCTCGCTGCGCGCGCTGCTGGACGACATCGGCGCGGCGAAGCAGCAGGTGCACCTGCTGTACTACCTGATGTTCGACGACGCGGTGGGTGATGCCGTCACCGATGCGCTGTGCGCCGCCGTGCAGCGCGGTGTGGCCTGCCGGATGCTGCTGGATGCCGTGGGCGCCAAGCGCGGCCTGCGCCGCTACCGTGCGCGCCTGCGTGCCGCGGGCGTCGACGTGCACGAACTGCTCCCCGGCGGCCTGCGCTGGCGGCGCAGCGGCAGGATGGACCTGCGCAACCACCGCAAGATCGCGGTGATCGACAACGTGGTGGGCTTCGTGGGTTCGCAGAACCTCGCGTCCGCGACCTTCGTGCCCGGCCACCCGAACCGCGAGCTGGTGGCCCGCGTGCAGGGACCGGTGGTGTCGCACCTGGAGGCCGTGTTCGCCAGCGACTGGTACATCGAAACCGGCGAACGCCTGGCGGTGCAGCCGGCCTGCGACGTGCAGCCGCCGGACGTCGCCGCGCAGCTCGTGCCCAGCGGGCCGGCGTACCCGTTCGAGAATGCCCGCGACACCGTCAATGCCCTGATCCACCTCGCCCGGCACAGGATCGTGCTGACCACGCCCTACTTCGTGCCGGACGACGCCACGCTCAGCGCGCTGCGCATCGCCGCGCTGTCCGGCGTGGACGTGCAGCTCGTGCTGTCGGCCACCAACAACCAGACGCTGACCGCCTGGGC includes the following:
- the rpmG gene encoding 50S ribosomal protein L33; protein product: MASKRDKIRLISSANTGHFYTTDKNKKNTPGKMEIKKYDPVVRKHVIYKEGKIK
- the cls gene encoding cardiolipin synthase; this translates as MDWSFGTALFILDWAIRLAALLWIPSRTSPAAARSWMRLLVGFVPLLGLPLYLLLGHPWLSRERVLRQARASDVIREEQRPLSALRWMPPGGAAAEMAPLIERQGAFMPTHGNAVQLLDDYDISLRALLDDIGAAKQQVHLLYYLMFDDAVGDAVTDALCAAVQRGVACRMLLDAVGAKRGLRRYRARLRAAGVDVHELLPGGLRWRRSGRMDLRNHRKIAVIDNVVGFVGSQNLASATFVPGHPNRELVARVQGPVVSHLEAVFASDWYIETGERLAVQPACDVQPPDVAAQLVPSGPAYPFENARDTVNALIHLARHRIVLTTPYFVPDDATLSALRIAALSGVDVQLVLSATNNQTLTAWAQQSYYEELLACGVKIALYRPHFLHAKHLTVDDDIALVGSINLDIRSFALNAEIGLVCYGPDVVSRIRAVEADYLAHADTVDAAAWRARPGWQRSREGIARLADSLM